Within Mycobacterium heckeshornense, the genomic segment GTTGACCGCGTAGAACGGAACGTCCCAGGCAGCCGAATACGCTTTGGCCGCAGCCACTCCCACCAGCAACGCGCCGGCCAGCCCGGGCCCGGCGGTCGCCGCGACCACGTCCGGTTTGCGCACACCGGCGCGCTTCATCGCGCGGCGCATGGTCGGACCAAGTGCTTCCAGGTGCGCCCGCGAGGCGATCTCGGGGACGACACCGCCAAACCGCGCATGCTCGTCGACACTGGAGGCCACCTCGTCGGCCAGCAATGTCACCGCGCCGTCGTCGTGCCGGGCGATGGCGACACCGGTTTCGTCACAAGAGGTTTCGATGGCCAGGATGATGCTCATCGCGGATCCCGCCGCATGGTGTAGGCGTCGGCACCACTTACCCGGTAATAGCGCCGGCGCAGGCCGACGTTGACGAATCCCGCGCTGCGGTACAAGGCGATCGCGGCGGCATTGTCGGTGCGCACTTCGAGGTAGACGGTTCCCCCGGCGGCAAAGCGCAGCAACTCGTTGAGCAGCCGCCGGCCGATGCCGCGGCCGTGGTAGGCGGGGTCGACGCCGATGGTGTGCACTTCGTACTCGAAGGGCGGCCGGCGGCCCAACCGTGCGATACCTCCGTAACCGACGAGGGTGTCGGCGGTGCGGGCGGCCACGTAGTGACTGTTCGTGGCGGCGAGTTCGCGCGCGAAGGCCGCCACCGGCCACGGATCGTCGCCGGGGAACAACTGGGCCTCCAACTGCGCGCACCGCTCGGCGTCGGCGAGAGTCAACTCGTCGATGGTGATCGGTTCGGCGTCGTAGGCCGTCATCGCGAAACCACCTGGTTGGCAGGGACCTTGGCGTCGGGGCGACGCAGATACAGCGGCAGCAGCGGCGCCGGTTTCGCTGACAAGTCGGCCGCCGCGGCGACCAACCCCGTC encodes:
- the rimI gene encoding ribosomal protein S18-alanine N-acetyltransferase — protein: MTAYDAEPITIDELTLADAERCAQLEAQLFPGDDPWPVAAFARELAATNSHYVAARTADTLVGYGGIARLGRRPPFEYEVHTIGVDPAYHGRGIGRRLLNELLRFAAGGTVYLEVRTDNAAAIALYRSAGFVNVGLRRRYYRVSGADAYTMRRDPR